The proteins below come from a single bacterium genomic window:
- a CDS encoding glutathione S-transferase family protein has protein sequence MYRGTYTLIGSELSMFTRKLESQLRYQNIPHIWKYKGIGGGGELEKRAGTRFIPLLETPDGWLLNDTIAIGPMLSARFREAPVLPETPIQRAASFIVEDYLNHWFPRHALHSRWIDLDNAMDAGKHFGVNMLLGKSIEDDLTSEEAEKVAGMGKVMRDSFGLGACDVQGAGPDKAEEVQQDFDTMMDLFKQHFAAHDFLLGDRACLADFALAGPAKAHFIQDPLPISWLAAQDNEAMLRAFVARIYEGKEAGTSYLPGDEIPETLGPMLEHARANYQ, from the coding sequence ATGTATCGCGGCACATACACACTCATCGGATCCGAGCTCAGCATGTTCACGCGCAAGCTCGAGTCGCAGCTCCGCTACCAGAACATCCCCCATATCTGGAAGTACAAGGGGATCGGCGGCGGCGGGGAGCTGGAGAAGCGCGCAGGCACTCGTTTCATCCCACTGCTCGAGACCCCGGACGGCTGGCTCTTGAACGACACGATCGCCATCGGACCCATGTTGAGTGCACGCTTCCGCGAAGCGCCCGTGCTCCCCGAAACCCCCATTCAGCGAGCAGCCTCCTTCATCGTCGAGGACTACCTGAACCACTGGTTCCCGAGACACGCGCTTCACTCGCGCTGGATCGACCTCGACAATGCCATGGACGCGGGCAAACACTTCGGGGTCAATATGCTCCTCGGCAAGAGCATCGAGGACGACTTGACGAGCGAGGAAGCGGAGAAGGTCGCTGGCATGGGCAAGGTGATGCGCGATTCGTTCGGGCTCGGCGCCTGCGATGTCCAGGGGGCCGGGCCCGACAAGGCCGAAGAGGTGCAGCAGGATTTCGATACGATGATGGACCTCTTCAAGCAGCACTTCGCCGCCCACGACTTCCTGCTCGGCGACCGCGCCTGCCTGGCGGACTTTGCACTCGCGGGTCCGGCGAAGGCCCACTTCATTCAAGATCCGCTGCCGATCTCCTGGCTCGCGGCGCAAGACAACGAGGCAATGCTCCGCGCGTTCGTCGCTCGCATCTACGAAGGCAAAGAAGCCGGAACGTCCTACCTCCCAGGTGACGAGATTCCGGAAACCCTCGGGCCCATGCTGGAACACGCGCGGGCGAACTATCAAC